In Actinomycetes bacterium, the DNA window ACGCAGACCGACCTGCTCAGGGACCTCCTGAAGGGCTCCGACCTGTCGGTGACCGTGCCGACCTGCCCCGACTGGACGCTCGCCGAGCTCGTCCGGCACATCGGCGGAAACCTCCGCTCGGTCGAGACGGCCGTACGGACCGGGACGGCTGTACACGAACCGGACAAGCAGGTCCCCGACGTGGCGGGGCCGGCCGGTGACGACCCGGCGGCGCTGGACGCCTGGCTGGCCGAGGGGGCCGCGAGGTTCGCCGGCACGCTGCGCGAGGCAGGCCCTGCTGCCGAGGCGCGGGTCTGGGCGTTCCAGCAGAGCACGGCCTTCTGGGCCCGCCGTGCGGCCCATGACCTGGTGATCCACCGGGCCGACGCAGCCGTCACGGTGAGCGCCGACTACACCGTCGCTCCGGAGGTGGCCGCCGACGCCATCGACGAGCTGTTGGAGCTGATCAGGGACCAGCAGGTCGCCGACTCCTCGCCGCGCCTCGCGGAGCTGCGCGGCCCCGGCAAGAGCATCCACCTCCACGCGACCGACACCGACGCCGAGTTGACGGCCGAGTGGCTCATCGAGTTCAGGACGGACGGCTTCAC includes these proteins:
- a CDS encoding maleylpyruvate isomerase family mycothiol-dependent enzyme translates to TQTDLLRDLLKGSDLSVTVPTCPDWTLAELVRHIGGNLRSVETAVRTGTAVHEPDKQVPDVAGPAGDDPAALDAWLAEGAARFAGTLREAGPAAEARVWAFQQSTAFWARRAAHDLVIHRADAAVTVSADYTVAPEVAADAIDELLELIRDQQVADSSPRLAELRGPGKSIHLHATDTDAELTAEWLIEFRTDGFTWRHGHEKATVALRGPLADVLRVFYRRLPADSERVEVLGEAALLDFWLERVSLGSASTFSATTSCSQSSPKS